In a genomic window of Mycolicibacterium neoaurum VKM Ac-1815D:
- a CDS encoding sugar ABC transporter ATP-binding protein — protein sequence MSSVNGAPRLLARNIVKTFGAHRALKGVDLSVGDGEVVGLIGENGAGKSTILNIVSGVLPFDSGTLQLDGRDIAPKSYQDANRLGIFRVFQEAALIDSLPVYQNVFFGWEQLFRTRLGGLDHRALRRAAADALSKADVDGVEVDASTGSLTPGQKQSLDIARVTALADLLEVARPVVLFDEPTTALDSEHEDNFLLLLKRLRGVAAVVFVSHRLQEIIESTDRITVFKDGESVADRPTAGVDESELHRLMVGRSRTENYYRENLQRSITEDVPPRLVVEGVAGAGVLRDGTLQVAPGEIVGLAGTEGSGKRVLGEIIAGAVRPTAGRVLVDGKTVAGSIGDHVRAGIAYVPPDRSDKGLVTSSSIVDNIQLASLHDHFATKRVGLWAVGRARKVAEKYVCELGIVARGIDAPVSSLSGGNAQKVLIAKWLLRKPDVLVLDEPTQGVDTGAREGIYDLLRQVAADGTAVILVSDDLPELIGLSNRIAVVTEGRVVAVIDAPPDDKPGEHDLVALMIPGSTHVPTSIG from the coding sequence GTGAGCTCTGTGAACGGCGCGCCGCGCCTGCTGGCCCGCAACATCGTCAAGACCTTCGGGGCGCACCGGGCCCTCAAGGGTGTCGATCTGAGCGTCGGTGACGGCGAGGTGGTGGGTCTGATCGGGGAGAACGGTGCAGGCAAGAGCACCATCCTCAACATCGTGTCCGGGGTGCTGCCCTTCGACTCGGGCACCTTGCAGCTCGACGGCCGTGATATCGCCCCGAAGTCCTACCAGGACGCCAACCGACTGGGCATCTTCCGGGTGTTCCAGGAGGCGGCGCTGATCGACTCACTTCCGGTGTATCAGAACGTCTTCTTCGGGTGGGAGCAGCTGTTTCGGACCCGGCTCGGCGGGCTGGATCACCGTGCGTTGCGCAGGGCCGCCGCCGACGCCCTGAGCAAGGCCGATGTCGACGGGGTCGAGGTGGATGCCTCGACGGGATCGTTGACCCCGGGGCAGAAGCAGAGCCTGGACATCGCGCGGGTGACCGCGTTGGCCGATCTACTGGAGGTGGCACGGCCCGTGGTGCTCTTCGACGAGCCGACCACAGCGCTGGACTCCGAGCACGAGGACAACTTCCTGCTGCTGTTGAAGCGTCTGCGCGGGGTCGCCGCTGTGGTGTTCGTATCGCACCGTTTGCAGGAGATCATCGAATCGACTGATCGGATCACGGTTTTCAAGGACGGTGAATCGGTGGCCGACCGCCCGACCGCGGGGGTCGACGAGAGCGAACTGCACCGCCTGATGGTGGGCCGGTCGCGGACCGAGAATTACTACCGGGAAAACCTACAACGCAGCATCACCGAGGACGTGCCGCCGCGGCTGGTCGTGGAGGGCGTGGCGGGCGCCGGGGTGCTGCGCGATGGGACGCTGCAGGTTGCTCCCGGCGAGATCGTCGGGCTGGCCGGTACCGAGGGCTCTGGTAAGCGCGTGCTCGGCGAGATCATCGCGGGGGCGGTTCGGCCGACCGCGGGACGGGTGCTGGTCGACGGCAAGACGGTGGCGGGGAGCATCGGCGATCATGTCCGTGCCGGTATCGCCTACGTCCCGCCCGATCGTTCCGACAAGGGCCTGGTGACCTCCTCATCCATCGTCGACAACATCCAATTGGCTTCGCTGCATGATCATTTCGCGACCAAGCGGGTCGGGTTGTGGGCCGTCGGACGCGCGCGCAAGGTTGCCGAGAAGTATGTCTGTGAGCTCGGCATCGTTGCACGGGGCATCGACGCGCCGGTGTCCTCGCTCTCAGGTGGCAATGCGCAGAAGGTCCTGATCGCCAAGTGGCTGCTGCGTAAGCCGGATGTGCTGGTGCTCGACGAGCCGACCCAGGGTGTCGACACCGGTGCGCGTGAGGGGATCTACGACCTGCTGCGGCAGGTGGCCGCCGACGGCACCGCGGTGATCTTGGTCAGCGATGACCTGCCCGAACTGATCGGCCTGTCCAACCGGATCGCCGTGGTTACCGAGGGGCGTGTGGTGGCCGTCATCGACGCCCCGCCGGACGACAAGCCCGGTGAACACGATCTGGTCGCGTTGATGATCCCCGGCTCGACCCATGTACCTACCAGCATTGGATGA
- a CDS encoding ABC transporter permease, protein MTTELTRPAGTPDTAAEGKPANSPPSRLNIVRDVLPLAALLALVVFFSVRAEAFLSAANLTLISGQAGILLLASLGATLVIVAGSVDLSVGSIALLTGAVIASLINSGFGNPIVVLLIAVVVGAAIGLINGVVFAYGRVPSFIATLGTLSLFAGIGLTVLQGSTINFTNEAVRNLAIGQFIPNIQNAALIALLTLAVVWFLARRTRFGLYVYAIGGNERVVELAGVRTARVKVLILVLSGITAGLAGLLLTAQLGSAGPTLGSTILLDSIAAIVIGGTALSGGVGGVGRTVLGVLILTVLSNGLNQIGAADYTQTIIKGLVIIVAAVFTMASQRKLIVK, encoded by the coding sequence ATGACCACCGAATTGACCCGCCCTGCAGGCACACCCGACACCGCCGCGGAAGGGAAGCCTGCCAACTCACCCCCGAGCCGGCTCAACATCGTGCGCGATGTACTGCCCCTGGCGGCCCTGCTGGCGTTGGTGGTGTTCTTCTCCGTGCGTGCCGAGGCCTTCCTGTCGGCGGCGAACCTCACCCTGATCAGTGGGCAGGCCGGAATACTGTTATTGGCCTCGCTCGGGGCCACTCTGGTGATCGTCGCCGGCAGCGTCGACCTGTCGGTCGGCTCGATCGCCCTACTCACCGGGGCCGTGATCGCATCACTGATCAACAGCGGATTCGGCAATCCGATCGTGGTGCTGCTCATCGCCGTTGTCGTCGGTGCGGCGATCGGCCTGATCAATGGGGTGGTCTTCGCCTATGGTCGAGTGCCGTCGTTCATCGCGACCCTGGGCACCCTGTCGCTGTTCGCCGGTATCGGGTTGACGGTGCTGCAGGGCAGCACGATCAACTTCACCAACGAGGCGGTCCGCAACCTGGCGATCGGCCAGTTCATCCCGAACATCCAGAATGCCGCGCTGATCGCCTTGTTGACCCTTGCGGTGGTCTGGTTCCTGGCCCGCCGAACGCGGTTCGGGCTCTACGTCTACGCGATCGGCGGTAACGAACGTGTGGTGGAGCTGGCGGGTGTACGCACCGCACGCGTGAAGGTGCTGATCCTGGTGCTCTCCGGAATCACCGCGGGATTGGCCGGGCTGCTGCTCACCGCACAGTTGGGATCGGCGGGACCGACACTCGGTTCGACGATCCTGCTGGATTCGATCGCCGCCATCGTCATCGGCGGTACCGCACTCTCCGGTGGTGTCGGCGGTGTCGGTCGCACGGTGCTCGGTGTGCTCATCCTCACCGTTCTGTCCAACGGGCTCAACCAGATCGGAGCGGCGGACTACACCCAGACCATCATCAAGGGTTTGGTGATCATCGTCGCGGCGGTCTTCACGATGGCCTCCCAGCGCAAACTGATCGTCAAGTAG
- a CDS encoding PPOX class F420-dependent oxidoreductase, with product MARNYATADTVTRDELLAFVRPRHQMVLTTFRSDGSVQSSPVTGGVDEQGRIVIASYPQRAKSRNISRDPRASVTVLSEEFHGPYVQIDGDAECIDLPDAVEPLVDYFRAVAGEHPDWDEYRQAMLDQGKCLLRITPRRWGPVATGGFPPPS from the coding sequence ATGGCCCGTAACTATGCGACCGCTGATACGGTCACCCGCGACGAGTTGCTCGCCTTCGTCCGGCCGCGCCACCAGATGGTGCTGACCACGTTCCGTTCCGACGGCTCGGTGCAGAGCTCACCGGTCACCGGTGGTGTCGACGAGCAGGGGCGGATCGTGATCGCGAGCTATCCGCAGCGGGCCAAATCGCGCAATATCAGCCGTGATCCGCGGGCCAGCGTGACGGTCTTGTCCGAGGAGTTCCACGGACCGTACGTCCAGATCGACGGCGATGCCGAGTGCATCGACCTACCGGACGCCGTCGAGCCGTTGGTCGACTACTTCCGCGCCGTCGCCGGTGAGCATCCGGATTGGGACGAGTACCGGCAGGCGATGCTGGATCAGGGCAAGTGCCTGTTGCGTATCACTCCTCGACGGTGGGGTCCGGTTGCCACCGGGGGCTTCCCGCCGCCGAGCTGA
- a CDS encoding thioesterase family protein: MADTAATPFTTRHGDELVPNAVAHGGWGPTLGGQVIGGLLARAIEQQVADPDLHPARLTVDILRRVATEPVRANASVLRAGRRMCSVDATMTQGGHVVARASALFLRRSAQPPGRFWTAPVELPPIPDEPDVIAENMPMFIRAYGSSDDADFPWQHDGPRHAWVREFRELVQGESMTAFVRAAMAVDITASMANFSTAGLAFINADYTLTLSRLPDGPFIGLAVQNHSAADGIATGSTALFDHLGPIGIGLSTAIASSGFDPAGRR, from the coding sequence ATGGCAGACACCGCGGCGACACCGTTCACGACGCGCCATGGGGACGAGTTGGTGCCCAACGCGGTCGCCCACGGCGGCTGGGGCCCTACCCTGGGGGGTCAGGTCATCGGCGGCCTGCTGGCCCGGGCCATCGAGCAGCAGGTCGCCGACCCCGATCTGCATCCGGCCCGGCTGACGGTCGACATCCTGCGGCGGGTGGCCACCGAGCCGGTGCGTGCGAACGCTTCGGTGCTGCGGGCCGGTCGGCGGATGTGTTCGGTGGACGCCACCATGACCCAGGGCGGCCACGTGGTCGCCCGGGCATCCGCGCTGTTCCTGCGGCGCAGCGCTCAACCGCCCGGCCGATTCTGGACCGCACCGGTGGAACTGCCGCCGATACCGGACGAACCCGATGTCATCGCCGAGAACATGCCGATGTTCATCCGAGCCTACGGGTCCTCCGATGATGCCGACTTCCCGTGGCAGCACGACGGACCGCGCCATGCCTGGGTTCGCGAGTTCCGGGAACTGGTGCAGGGCGAGTCGATGACGGCGTTCGTACGTGCTGCGATGGCGGTCGACATCACCGCTTCGATGGCGAACTTCAGCACCGCCGGGCTGGCATTCATCAACGCCGACTACACCCTGACGCTGAGTCGGTTACCCGACGGCCCGTTCATCGGCCTGGCCGTGCAGAACCACAGCGCCGCCGACGGTATCGCCACCGGATCGACGGCACTGTTCGATCATCTCGGGCCGATCGGCATCGGATTGTCGACCGCGATCGCCAGTTCCGGGTTCGACCCCGCCGGCCGGAGGTGA
- a CDS encoding MSMEG_0565 family glycosyltransferase has translation MRIALLTYSTKPRGGVVHTLNLAEALARAGAEVTVWSLARAGDRGFFRSVDPAVSLRLVEFVDLPGDTVTDRIVRSIDTLRGEFTPDSYDIVHAQDCISANAVGHCIRTIHHLDEFTTPILAECHEKAITAPYARICVSSAVAAEVRAGWGMDPTVIPNGVAAQRFIDADPGFGQLRPYLLTVGGIEPRKGTLDLLEAYQLLRSRHPELALVIAGGETLFDYRDYRRAFESRSVALGIEPIILGAIADDQLPGLVAGCEVFAFPSTKEGFGLAALEALAAGRPVVTRDLPVLREVFGSAVRFASDVDGFAAEISAALADPGDSGPGRALALSLTWDSAARAHLAFYEKQLSALQSGRFL, from the coding sequence ATGCGGATCGCTCTGCTCACCTACTCGACCAAACCGCGCGGCGGCGTGGTGCACACCCTCAACCTCGCCGAGGCGCTGGCACGAGCCGGTGCCGAAGTCACGGTCTGGTCGTTGGCGCGCGCCGGCGACCGAGGATTCTTCCGGTCCGTGGATCCGGCGGTCTCGTTACGACTGGTCGAGTTCGTCGACCTCCCCGGCGACACCGTCACCGACCGCATCGTGCGCTCCATCGACACCTTGCGGGGCGAATTCACCCCGGACAGTTATGACATCGTGCACGCCCAGGACTGCATCAGCGCCAATGCCGTCGGGCACTGTATCCGCACCATCCACCACCTCGACGAGTTCACCACGCCGATTCTTGCCGAATGTCACGAGAAGGCGATCACCGCGCCGTACGCACGGATCTGCGTCTCCTCCGCAGTTGCCGCCGAAGTGCGGGCGGGCTGGGGTATGGATCCGACGGTGATTCCCAATGGTGTTGCAGCACAAAGGTTCATCGACGCCGATCCCGGATTCGGCCAGCTGCGCCCCTACCTGCTGACCGTGGGTGGCATCGAACCCCGCAAGGGCACCCTCGACCTGCTGGAGGCCTATCAGCTACTGCGCAGCCGGCATCCGGAGCTCGCGCTGGTCATCGCGGGTGGCGAGACGTTGTTCGACTACCGCGACTATCGCCGAGCCTTCGAATCGCGAAGCGTCGCACTGGGCATCGAGCCGATCATCCTCGGTGCCATCGCCGATGACCAGCTACCGGGCTTGGTGGCGGGTTGTGAGGTGTTCGCTTTCCCATCTACCAAGGAGGGCTTCGGTTTGGCCGCGCTGGAGGCCCTGGCGGCCGGCCGACCGGTGGTCACTCGCGATCTGCCGGTCCTGCGCGAGGTGTTCGGCTCCGCCGTCCGGTTCGCCTCAGATGTGGACGGTTTCGCGGCGGAGATCTCCGCTGCACTGGCCGATCCCGGCGACTCCGGCCCCGGGCGTGCGCTAGCACTGTCGCTGACCTGGGACAGTGCGGCCCGAGCGCACTTGGCCTTCTACGAGAAGCAGCTTTCGGCATTACAGAGCGGTCGTTTTTTGTAA